In the Candidatus Baltobacteraceae bacterium genome, one interval contains:
- a CDS encoding extracellular solute-binding protein, whose product MNRSAWIAASAATLLGGFATKSLAQTLTVLDVAYAGSMGSMMEGPIKSTAASALAVDMHGRAQGSDALAKLIVGGSITADVFIPVTPGPAMTVLKAGKAQTAVPIARTEMVIAYSPKSKYAQQFADAASGKRGGMPWYAVLQQPGIRFGRTDPMTDPQGRNIIYTFQLAEAYYKQPGLAQKVLGDNINTAQIFAEPTVEARLQSGELDAASAYKIQPGPFNLPYINLPDEINLGNQSMHDRYQQATRTLGERTSHPEALVYYAAVITGSARADKAAAFVQWLSSTGGQAIFRQYAYDSPVGAVALSER is encoded by the coding sequence GTGAATCGTTCCGCCTGGATCGCTGCAAGTGCCGCAACGCTGCTCGGCGGGTTTGCTACGAAATCGCTCGCGCAGACACTCACCGTGCTCGACGTAGCATACGCCGGCTCGATGGGCTCGATGATGGAAGGCCCGATCAAGTCGACGGCAGCCAGCGCGCTTGCGGTTGACATGCACGGACGCGCGCAAGGCTCGGATGCGCTTGCAAAACTCATCGTAGGCGGCAGCATCACCGCCGACGTCTTCATTCCCGTAACGCCTGGCCCGGCGATGACGGTACTCAAGGCGGGCAAAGCGCAGACGGCGGTACCGATTGCGCGAACCGAGATGGTGATTGCATATAGCCCGAAGAGCAAATACGCGCAGCAGTTCGCCGATGCGGCTTCCGGTAAACGCGGCGGGATGCCGTGGTACGCGGTTTTGCAGCAACCTGGGATTCGTTTCGGCCGTACCGATCCGATGACCGATCCGCAGGGCCGCAACATCATCTACACGTTCCAGCTCGCGGAGGCGTACTACAAACAGCCGGGTCTCGCGCAAAAAGTTTTGGGCGACAACATCAACACCGCGCAAATCTTCGCCGAGCCGACCGTCGAAGCACGCCTGCAAAGTGGTGAGCTCGATGCGGCCTCAGCCTATAAGATTCAACCTGGGCCGTTCAATCTTCCGTACATCAACTTGCCCGACGAAATCAACTTAGGGAACCAGTCGATGCACGACCGCTACCAACAAGCGACGCGGACGCTGGGCGAGCGAACGTCACATCCCGAAGCACTCGTGTACTATGCGGCGGTGATTACCGGCTCGGCACGTGCCGACAAGGCTGCGGCATTTGTACAATGGCTCTCGAGCACTGGCGGCCAGGCGATCTTCCGGCAATACGCGTACGATTCACCGGTTGGGGCGGTCGCACTCTCTGAAAGGTAG